Part of the Nostoc sp. ATCC 53789 genome, TTTACGCTCTGAATCGGTACGACTTTACCGCTAGCTGTAATTCTCAATGTGACGTTTTTCGCCGCCACTGGCACAGTTAATTGAGCAATATCTTCTTTTTTCCCTTGATTCATCAGGGTGTAGGTTGTGATAGTACCAACAACCAAAACACCCCCTGTTATCAGCCCCATCAACCAGCGAAATGGATACTTAACTTTGCCAATAACAGGAATTTCTATGTGCGTAGCCATATCTAAAAGCCTAATTAATCTTGCTTTATGGGAGTAGCCTGTAGTTAAAGGGCGAGTACAGGAATGGGGAATTGTTAAAATTTTTCGATTAAATCTTTATTAATAAGCTAACAACTAGACGCATAATTAGCTTTATAGTTGCTTAATATTACTTCATGATAGGTGTTACATGTCTGTATGCCTTCACCTGAATGGGTGACTTTATACCATTTCTGTTTAAAATAGGTTGAGTGGAGTGGAGCGTAACCCAACATATATCAGAAGAGCGATCGCAACCAACTGCTACTAGAAACGGAAATGAGTTGAGCGAACAACACCCTGATGTCAAACAATTATGAGAAATAAACGCAGTTAATGCCAAGTTATAGGACGTTTGCCTTTGCTACGCTTACCTTTTATCAAGTTAAAGTGGCATCAGGTGTGTTGGAGATAAATATTCCTAAATGCATGTTACAACTTCTTACTTTTTGGTGGTAAAAAGCTAAAAAAATCTAATTATTATACTCATGTGAGCATTATTTTAATGCTTGTTAGGAGTATGAGTATGATTGCTAGTACCCTGCTGGAAGAAATAGAAAAGTATATCCCTATTGTGGGAGATATAAATATTAAGAGTCCATTTGCATACCAAGTAACTCGTGGGGCGGTTGAGGTAGTTAACACAGTCCAGATGGCAGTAGCAGAAGCTTATATCAACGGATTAGAAGTTCCTGATCCCGTTCTAGAATCGCTTTTTGATACCTGTATGCCAATTTTCTTTCAGTATTTCCCATCCCTACTAGCACCGTATGAATGGGTAGGGAAGGGGGTTAGGGGGTTAGGTTTTTAGTGGACTTTTCCACATAACGTGAAAAGTCAGGGCAAGGAACAGACTTTTTTTCTGAGCCATCTGTCAATCAAAATATCAGACGGATGTCTTTGCTTTTGCCTTGAACACTGGGTTTTGAAAGTTGCGGTTTCTGGCGCGAGCAATAAGTTCTGGTTCAGAAGGCACTCTAACCTTTGACGCTAGCTTCAAGAACTCAAGGATTTTAATGAACCAAAATGTTGGGTCTGGAAGATAGGCAACCCGGCCTTCTCGCACAGTTATGCCATGCCGAGCTGACCCCTGGAATGCATGATGAAGATTATGCCAGCCTTCACCCAAGGTTAGAAATGCTACGAGCCAATGGTTCCGACTGTAATCATTAGTTTTGAACGGTTGCTCGCCCAGTATGTGGCTGAGTGAATTGACGGTGGCGACACAGTGGAAGAGGACAGTCGTGCTGAGGAAAAAAGCGCCGAGATATTCAACTCCACCAATGTAGTATGAGAACGCACCAAGAGCAAAGGTGGGAATGAAGTGCAAACGATCAACAATCTTCAAAACCACATTACTCTCAACATCAGTGGGAAGTTTCGAGGGAAAAAACTGTGGGGAGAATAGCCATCCAGCTTGAGACCACCAGAATCCTTTGATCCCCTTGAAAGGCATATAGGGAGAATGAGGATCTTTTTCATGATCTGAGCTTTGATGATGCTCCATGTGGTGAGCTTTCCACCAACTTGGCCCCATCTGTCCGGCTGAAGCAGCCACGATGCTTCCAACGCATAGAACTGAGCTTGGAGCCTGGTAGCTATTGTGGGTGAGTAGCCTATGATAGATGCCAGTAGTTGCAAGCATTCGTATTACATATAACAACACGGCCCACAAAACAGCACCCCACGATAAGCCAGTAACAATAATCAGTAATGATCCTAAATGACTCACCACGATCAAAGTAGGGCCTAGTATGTAAGAAATAATCGTGAGATGAGAGTACTGCTTCATTAATCTTCTAATGTCCTTAAGCTTCAAAATAAAAATGCACCACATTTTCGCCGCAGTCAAGCTTGCGGACAGCAGAACGCCCACCCTTGTCAGCGTTAGTACCTACACGCATATCTTGGCACAATTCGCTTGGAATATGAAAAGCAGTTTCAAACACAAGCAGTGGCAAAAAACCAGTGAAGAGTTTCTATAGCACAATCGGATTTGAGTTAAAATCTCTAATCCCGTAACAGCGAGTTGACCTGGAAAATGTCAAAATTAAATGAGTTTTGCGTAGGCGCATTCGCGCAGCGTCTCGTAGAGAAGCGACTTTATTAGCGCAGATTTGAGATAACTTAGTTGAAATTTATGGGCAAGCAACGTGTTCTTTCTGGAGTTCAACCAACGGGCAATTACCATCTAGGTAACTACTTAGGAGCCATTCGCAACTGGGTAGAAGGTCAGAGTGAATACGAAAATTACCTCTTTGTGGCTGATTTGCACGCGATTACAGTACCACACGACCCGAAACAGTTGGCAGCTGATACCTACACTCTTGCTGCTCTCTATCTAGCTTGTGGTCTTGATTTAAATCACTCCACTATCTTTGTACAATCTCACGTTTCAGCCCACAGTGAACTCACCTGGTTGCTCAACTGCATTACACCTCTAAACTGGCTGCAAGACATGATCCAGTTTAAGGAAAAAGCTGTTAAACAGGGAGAAAATGTGAGTGCAGGTTTGTTGGATTACCCAGTCTTGATGGCGGCTGATATTTTGCTTTACCAAGCGGATAAAGTACCAGTGGGTGAAGACCAAAAGCAACACTTGGAATTGACAAGGGATATTGCAGCTCGGTTAAATCACCAATTTGGTAAACCAGATCAGCCAGTTCTAAAGTTACCAGACCCTTTGATTCGTAAGGAAGGGGCAAGGGTGATGAGTTTAGCGGATGGTACACGCAAAATGTCGAAGTCCGATCCTTCGGAGTTAAGCCGAATCAGTTTGCTCG contains:
- a CDS encoding acyl-CoA desaturase; its protein translation is MWCIFILKLKDIRRLMKQYSHLTIISYILGPTLIVVSHLGSLLIIVTGLSWGAVLWAVLLYVIRMLATTGIYHRLLTHNSYQAPSSVLCVGSIVAASAGQMGPSWWKAHHMEHHQSSDHEKDPHSPYMPFKGIKGFWWSQAGWLFSPQFFPSKLPTDVESNVVLKIVDRLHFIPTFALGAFSYYIGGVEYLGAFFLSTTVLFHCVATVNSLSHILGEQPFKTNDYSRNHWLVAFLTLGEGWHNLHHAFQGSARHGITVREGRVAYLPDPTFWFIKILEFLKLASKVRVPSEPELIARARNRNFQNPVFKAKAKTSV
- the trpS gene encoding tryptophan--tRNA ligase, which translates into the protein MGKQRVLSGVQPTGNYHLGNYLGAIRNWVEGQSEYENYLFVADLHAITVPHDPKQLAADTYTLAALYLACGLDLNHSTIFVQSHVSAHSELTWLLNCITPLNWLQDMIQFKEKAVKQGENVSAGLLDYPVLMAADILLYQADKVPVGEDQKQHLELTRDIAARLNHQFGKPDQPVLKLPDPLIRKEGARVMSLADGTRKMSKSDPSELSRISLLDSPEQIQYKIKRCKTDPIRGLTFDDPARPECNNLLTLYTLLSGKRKEDVAVECQDMGWGQFKPLLTDTIIESLKPIQEKYQAVTADKSYLESVLRDGGEKARAIANQTLSQVKAALGYSLPL